In Candidatus Nitronauta litoralis, one DNA window encodes the following:
- the rimK gene encoding 30S ribosomal protein S6--L-glutamate ligase, with protein MNIGILSRGPKLYSTKRLVEASKKRGHEVEVVDYLKCYVNITSHKPSVHYKDRVLNQFDAVVPRIGASKTFYGTAILRQFEMMGVYPLNESVAISRSRDKLRSLQILAKKGVGLPVTGFAHSTEHTEDIIKMVGGAPLVVKLLEGTQGKGVVLAETGKAAESVIGAFMELDAHILVQEFIKEAGGADIRCFVIDDKVVASMIRQGKEGEFRSNLHRGGSAKVIKITPEERSTAVRSAKAMGLNLAGVDLLRSNHGPVVMEVNSSPGLEGIEGATGIDVADKIIQFMEKDAKHGKTRTAGIG; from the coding sequence ATGAATATAGGAATCTTATCGAGAGGGCCAAAACTTTATTCAACCAAGAGACTGGTCGAGGCTTCCAAGAAAAGAGGGCATGAGGTTGAAGTGGTCGATTATCTCAAGTGCTATGTAAATATCACCTCCCACAAACCATCGGTTCATTATAAAGACCGGGTATTGAATCAATTTGATGCAGTGGTGCCCCGTATTGGTGCTTCTAAAACTTTTTATGGAACGGCCATATTAAGACAATTTGAAATGATGGGAGTGTATCCCCTGAATGAATCGGTAGCTATCTCGCGTTCCAGGGACAAATTACGGTCTTTACAGATCCTTGCCAAAAAAGGGGTTGGTTTGCCAGTGACGGGGTTTGCGCATTCAACCGAGCATACAGAAGATATTATTAAAATGGTGGGGGGTGCGCCATTAGTCGTCAAACTGCTGGAAGGCACACAAGGAAAGGGAGTGGTATTGGCTGAAACGGGTAAGGCTGCCGAAAGCGTCATTGGGGCTTTCATGGAATTGGATGCTCATATTTTAGTACAGGAGTTTATAAAGGAAGCCGGTGGTGCGGATATCCGATGTTTTGTCATTGATGACAAGGTGGTGGCCTCAATGATCAGGCAAGGGAAAGAAGGGGAATTTCGCTCAAACCTGCATCGCGGTGGAAGCGCAAAAGTCATTAAGATCACGCCTGAAGAAAGAAGCACCGCAGTGCGGTCGGCAAAAGCCATGGGATTGAATCTGGCGGGTGTAGATTTATTACGCTCTAATCATGGCCCGGTCGTAATGGAAGTCAACTCATCCCCAGGACTTGAAGGGATCGAAGGGGCTACAGGAATTGATGTCGCCGATAAAATTATTCAGTTTATGGAAAAAGATGCAAAACACGGGAAAACCAGAACCGCTGGAATTGGATAA
- a CDS encoding ATP-dependent zinc protease has translation MKKKKNKLDEIGWREWVSFPELKIKTIKAKIDTGARTSALHVSNIKIRKKTNTVSFTIHPVQRQRLPVQNTKGKLVGERAIKSSNGETTIRPVVKTKLKIGKRLYFIELTLVNRDLMGFRLLLGRSALKKRFLVNPGQSFLLDKKFKQKEAKTKTAKTKRG, from the coding sequence ATGAAAAAGAAAAAAAATAAGCTTGATGAAATTGGCTGGCGGGAGTGGGTTTCCTTCCCTGAATTAAAAATTAAAACCATAAAAGCAAAAATTGATACAGGAGCGAGAACCTCAGCCCTTCATGTTTCCAATATTAAAATAAGAAAAAAAACCAATACGGTCTCATTCACCATTCATCCGGTTCAGAGACAACGTTTACCCGTCCAAAATACAAAAGGAAAATTGGTGGGTGAACGCGCAATAAAAAGTTCAAATGGCGAAACAACGATTAGACCAGTGGTTAAAACAAAACTAAAAATTGGAAAGAGACTTTATTTTATCGAATTAACCCTGGTTAACAGAGATCTTATGGGTTTCCGCTTGCTTTTAGGTAGAAGTGCCTTGAAAAAGCGTTTTCTTGTAAATCCGGGACAATCCTTTTTGCTTGATAAGAAATTTAAACAAAAGGAAGCAAAAACAAAAACGGCAAAAACAAAAAGAGGTTAA
- the cysK gene encoding cysteine synthase A — MLVLEKSKEKADTALELIGDTPLVKLGTLVPENGANIYAKVESRNPGGSVKDRIALAMIEEAERTGELKPGATIIEPTSGNTGIGLALVGAVRGYNVVLVMSENMSEERRTILESFGAKCELSRAEFGMQGTIERAEELLAENPDWFMPQQFNNPANPEVHRQTTGPEIISAMEGDKVDAFVAGIGTGGTITGTGEVLKEHYGDTRVVGVEPLTSAVLSGNPPGPHKIQGIGAGFKPKVLNLDVLDDLHPISDEDAFEFTKNLATQEGLLVGISSGAAMAAAYKVAEELGSGKNVVVILPDTGERYFSFYQYF, encoded by the coding sequence ATTTTGGTTTTGGAAAAATCTAAAGAAAAAGCAGACACCGCTCTTGAATTGATTGGAGATACTCCTCTGGTCAAACTGGGAACACTTGTGCCGGAAAACGGTGCCAACATTTACGCCAAGGTGGAATCACGAAACCCAGGCGGCAGTGTGAAGGACCGCATTGCCCTGGCGATGATAGAAGAGGCTGAACGTACGGGCGAATTAAAGCCTGGCGCCACGATCATCGAACCCACTAGTGGCAACACAGGAATCGGGCTTGCGTTGGTGGGTGCCGTGCGTGGGTACAATGTCGTTCTCGTCATGTCAGAAAACATGAGCGAAGAACGCCGCACCATTCTGGAATCCTTCGGTGCAAAATGCGAATTGAGCCGAGCCGAGTTTGGTATGCAGGGCACGATTGAACGTGCGGAAGAACTGCTGGCTGAAAACCCTGACTGGTTCATGCCGCAACAGTTCAACAATCCGGCCAACCCGGAAGTTCACCGCCAGACCACGGGACCCGAAATTATCTCGGCGATGGAAGGTGACAAAGTGGATGCCTTTGTTGCCGGTATCGGTACCGGTGGCACCATCACGGGGACGGGTGAAGTATTAAAGGAACATTATGGAGACACCCGGGTGGTTGGTGTCGAGCCGCTGACATCGGCTGTTTTATCCGGTAATCCACCGGGTCCGCATAAAATCCAGGGAATCGGCGCAGGTTTCAAGCCCAAGGTATTGAACCTGGATGTGCTGGACGACCTTCATCCCATTTCGGACGAAGACGCTTTCGAATTTACAAAGAACCTGGCCACGCAGGAAGGTCTGCTGGTTGGCATTAGTTCCGGCGCGGCCATGGCCGCAGCTTATAAAGTTGCAGAGGAATTAGGTTCTGGAAAAAATGTGGTGGTCATACTGCCAGACACTGGAGAACGGTACTTCAGTTTTTATCAATATTTTTAA
- a CDS encoding succinylglutamate desuccinylase/aspartoacylase family protein, with product MAPKFKIGGNLIKKGERKKIQLAVSHLYDGTDLSIPVEVIRGVEDGPVLFISAAIHGDEINGTEIISRILKNRTLKKLKGTLITVPVVNVFGFNMLSRYLPDRRDLNRSFPGSKNGSLASRLANIFMNEIVKKSTHGIDLHTGAVHRTNLPQIRAWMSNAETRRLAFDFGVPVILNSNIRDGSLREAARRKKIPMLLFEGGEALRFNEKVIEIGVNGCLSVMRSIGMLPKKKHRERKEVFVSWGSQWLRAPVSGLVHTLKNLGTRIKEGDSLGVITDQFGKPRGEIISPIEGIIIGQLKLPLVNGGDALYHIAGFHNTKKVHKTIEQIEQDIFQCFYD from the coding sequence ATGGCTCCCAAATTTAAAATAGGCGGAAATTTAATAAAAAAAGGAGAGCGCAAAAAGATCCAACTTGCTGTTTCTCATCTTTATGACGGGACCGATCTGTCGATTCCGGTAGAAGTTATCCGTGGGGTTGAGGATGGGCCTGTTTTGTTTATTTCAGCTGCCATTCATGGGGATGAGATAAACGGAACAGAAATAATCAGTCGGATTTTGAAAAACAGGACACTGAAAAAACTGAAAGGAACTTTAATTACCGTTCCTGTTGTAAATGTATTTGGGTTTAACATGCTATCCAGATATTTGCCTGACCGGCGGGATTTAAACCGATCATTCCCCGGTTCAAAAAATGGGTCGCTTGCTTCCAGATTGGCAAATATATTCATGAATGAAATTGTTAAGAAATCAACTCATGGAATCGATTTACATACCGGAGCGGTTCATAGAACCAATCTTCCGCAAATCAGAGCATGGATGAGCAATGCTGAAACCAGGCGATTGGCTTTTGATTTTGGGGTCCCGGTAATTTTGAATTCCAATATTCGCGATGGTTCTTTGAGAGAAGCTGCTCGAAGAAAAAAAATACCCATGTTGCTTTTTGAAGGGGGAGAAGCGCTGAGATTTAATGAAAAAGTCATTGAAATTGGTGTGAACGGCTGCCTGTCTGTAATGCGATCAATAGGGATGCTTCCCAAGAAAAAACACCGGGAAAGAAAAGAAGTCTTTGTTTCATGGGGAAGCCAGTGGCTCCGTGCTCCTGTCAGTGGACTTGTGCATACCTTAAAGAATCTTGGGACACGAATTAAAGAGGGTGATTCGCTTGGTGTAATCACAGATCAATTTGGAAAGCCCAGAGGAGAAATCATTTCTCCGATTGAAGGAATTATAATTGGCCAGTTAAAATTGCCTTTAGTGAATGGCGGCGACGCTCTTTATCATATTGCGGGTTTTCACAATACCAAGAAAGTGCATAAAACAATTGAACAGATAGAGCAGGATATTTTTCAGTGCTTTTATGATTAA